The genomic segment GCCGCCAACTGGATGGCGGACACGATAGCGCCCGCCGAGTCCATCAGGGTGCCATCCCAGTCGAATACGATCAGGTCGAAGGTCTTGGGCAAGAACGTTCTCCAGGAAATCAGGACATTGGTAGCGCGGCCTGACGAAGGCCTGCCTGCCAGCCGCCGTCGGCGAGGAACTCCGAACCGGTCGTGTAGGAGGCCTCATCGGTGGCCAGAAACAGGGTCACATAGGCCACCTCGTGGGGTAGGCCAACCCGGGGAATGGGCATGTTGCTGTAGTAGGCGTCCATGTTGCGGGGGTCCTGATTCTGCTCGGAACGGCCGCCCATGTCGGTGAAAATCCCCCCCGGATGAACGGTATTGACGCGGATGCCGTAGGGACCCAGCTCGATGGCCGCAGCCTTGGTCAGACCGCGAACCGCCCATTTGCTTGAGGCGTAGGCGGACAAGCCGTTCTTGGCCTGGAAGCCGTCGATGGAGGAGATATTGATAATGGAACCCTTGCCCGCAGCCTTCATGGGCTCAATCACGGAACGGATACCGAGGAAAGTACC from the Denitratisoma oestradiolicum genome contains:
- a CDS encoding glucose 1-dehydrogenase — protein: MARMDGKVAIVTGGAKGMGEATVRLFVENGARVVIGDLLDAQGEALAKELGPNATFVHMDVSKQTDWDKAVARAQAFGPLNVLVNNAAILNPKALKDMTEEDYMQVIRVNQLGTFLGIRSVIEPMKAAGKGSIINISSIDGFQAKNGLSAYASSKWAVRGLTKAAAIELGPYGIRVNTVHPGGIFTDMGGRSEQNQDPRNMDAYYSNMPIPRVGLPHEVAYVTLFLATDEASYTTGSEFLADGGWQAGLRQAALPMS